Below is a window of Geomonas oryzisoli DNA.
CCAGACCAACCTCCTCGCGCTCAACGCCGCCATCGAGGCGGCGGGTGCGGGCGAGGCGGGCAAGCGTTTCGCCATCGTGGCCCAGGAGGTGAAGCGCCTGGCCGACCGGACCGTGGACGCTACCCGCCAGATCAAGGGGCTCATCGGCGAGATCCAACGCGCCACCAACAACACCATCATGGTCACCGAGGAAGGGACCAAGGCGGTCGACGCGGCCTCCCAGCTGGTGGACAAGGTGCAGTTCTCCTTCGCGTCGATCATGTCCACCGCCCACGAGACCGCCCGCACCGCCAAGGAGATCACCCTCTCCACCCAGCAGCAGACCTCGGCGTGCGAGCAGATGGCGGAGACCATGTCCGAGGTGCGCGACGTGGCGCAGCAGGTGGCGCTGTCGGCCCACGAGACCGAGAAGGCGATTGCCGAGATCCTCGAGCTTGCCGAGCGCCTGAAGGAGATCACCGAGGAAGAGGCCTAGATGGCGAACCGTTACCTGGAGATCTTCTGCCGGGAGGCGGAGGAACATCTGGCCTCGCTGCAAAGCGGCCTCCTGGTGCTGGAGAAGAACCCCGCCCGGACCGACCTGCTGCACGAGCTGCTGAGAAACGCCCACACCCTGAAGGGGTCGGCGCGCATGGTGGGGCTTGCCGACATCAGCGCCATCACCCATACCATGGAGGAGCAGTTAAAGGGTATGGAGCGCGGCGAGCGCAAGGTGGACGCGCAGGCCATCGACCTCTTGCTGCGCGGCGCCGACGCGGTGGCACTGATCACCTCCGCCCTGATGCGCGGGGAGGCGCCGGAGCTGGACGTGGAGCGCTTCGTCGCGGAATACGACCGGGGCGAGCTGGGGCAGCACCTCACCCCGGAGCCCAGGGAGGCCCAGCCCGAGGCGATCTCGGATACGGTGCGGGCGGACGTGAAGACCCTGGACCAGCTGGTGAACCTGGTCGGGGAGCTCATCATCAACAAGAAGCGCCTGGAGTCGAAACTGGACCGCCTCAAAGAGGTGACCTACGCGCTCCCCGCCGAGCACGCCGCCCCGCTCGCCGAGTTCCGGGGCGATCTGGAGGAGGACGTCCTCTACCTCGACTACCTGATCCAGGAGCTGCACGGCAAGGCGATGGGGCTGCGCATGCTCCCCTTGCGCACCATCTCCGACGGGCTGGAGCGCCTGGTTCGGGACCTGGCCCAGCAGTTGGGGCGCGAGGTGCAGTTCCAGATCGTAGGGCAGGCCATCGAGATGGACCGCGTGCTCCTGGAGGGGCTCAAACCGATCCTGATCCACCTTTTGACCAACGCCCTCAGCCACGGCATCGAAAGCCCCGAGGTGCGCGCCGCCGCCGGGAAACCCCGGCGCGGCACGGTGCTCCTTTCGGCCCGCCACCAGGGGAACTCGGTCCTGGTCGAGGTGCGCGACGACGGACGCGGCATGAACCCCGCCGGCATCAAGGCGGCCGCGGTGTCGCGGGGGGTGATCGATCACCGCGAGGCGGACGGGCTTTCCGACGAGGAGGCCCTCTACCTGACCTTCCGTCCCGGCTTCTCCACCGCCGAGATCGTCACCGACGTCTCCGGGCGCGGGGTGGGCATGGACGTGGTGAAGAAGAACATCGAGCGGGTCAAGGGGGGCGTGACCCTGGCCAGCGAGTTCGGCAGCTTCACCCAGGTCACCCTGCAGCTGCCGCTCACCCTCTCGGTGCTCGATGCGCTCATCGTCGCCTGCGGCGGCGAGACCTTCGCCATCCCCACCACCTACCTGCAGGAGATCGTCAAGGTGCGCGCCAGCGAAATCGACACGCTGGGCAGCGGCGAGGTGATCAAGGTGCGCGGCGCGACCACGCCGCTGTACAGCCTGTCCGGCATGCTGGGGCTATCCGCACGCCGCGAGACCGGCGACCTGCCGCTGTCGGCCGTGGTGCTCAAGCACTGCGACCAGCGCATCGCCTGCGTCGTCGAGGCCCACCTGGGCTACAGCGAGGTGGTGGTCAAGGGACTGGGGAAGCAGTTCCGAAACGTCCGGTTCCTGTTCGGCGCCACCATCCTCGGGGACGGCAACCCCGCCCTGATCCTGAACGTCCCGGACCTGTTCGAGTCCGGGCGCGGCGTGCAGCGCACCCCGCTGTCGGCCGAAGAGGTACAGGCGGCCCAGCGCCGCCTCAAGGTGCTGGTGGTGGACGACTCCATCACCACCCGCACCATGGAGCAGAGCATCCTGGTCAGCCAGGGGTACGCGGTGGTAACCGCCGTCTCCGGGGAAGACGCACTCGAGAAAAGCGCCGAGGAGCGTTTCGACCTGGTCATCTCGGACGTCGAGATGCCGGGGATCAACGGCTTCGAGCTGACCAGGGCGCTCAGGGCCTCCGAGCAGTACCGGGAAACGCCGATCATCATCGTTTCCTCGCTGTCGCGTGACGAGGACAAGCGCCAGGCACTGCAGGCGGGCGCCCAGGCCTACATCGTCAAGGGGGCCTTCGACCAGGGGCTGCTGCTGGAAACGGTTCAGATGCTGATCGGATGAGTAGCTGCCAGATAACGGCTTGATGCGCGCGTGATGGCCGCGCCAAGGAAGGATACGTTTTATGACCACGAGGGTTCTGCTGGCCGACGACTCCCTCCTCGCACGCCAGTTGCTGAAGGACATGCTGCAAGCAAGAGACGATATCCGCGTGGTCGGCGAGGCTTGCGACGGCAGGCAGGCCGTCGACCTGGCCCTGGCGCTCAAGCCCGACCTGGTGATCATGGACCTCCTCATGCCGGTGCTGGACGGCCTGGACGCCATCGAGGAGATCATGGCCCTTTGCCCCACCCCGGTGC
It encodes the following:
- a CDS encoding hybrid sensor histidine kinase/response regulator gives rise to the protein MANRYLEIFCREAEEHLASLQSGLLVLEKNPARTDLLHELLRNAHTLKGSARMVGLADISAITHTMEEQLKGMERGERKVDAQAIDLLLRGADAVALITSALMRGEAPELDVERFVAEYDRGELGQHLTPEPREAQPEAISDTVRADVKTLDQLVNLVGELIINKKRLESKLDRLKEVTYALPAEHAAPLAEFRGDLEEDVLYLDYLIQELHGKAMGLRMLPLRTISDGLERLVRDLAQQLGREVQFQIVGQAIEMDRVLLEGLKPILIHLLTNALSHGIESPEVRAAAGKPRRGTVLLSARHQGNSVLVEVRDDGRGMNPAGIKAAAVSRGVIDHREADGLSDEEALYLTFRPGFSTAEIVTDVSGRGVGMDVVKKNIERVKGGVTLASEFGSFTQVTLQLPLTLSVLDALIVACGGETFAIPTTYLQEIVKVRASEIDTLGSGEVIKVRGATTPLYSLSGMLGLSARRETGDLPLSAVVLKHCDQRIACVVEAHLGYSEVVVKGLGKQFRNVRFLFGATILGDGNPALILNVPDLFESGRGVQRTPLSAEEVQAAQRRLKVLVVDDSITTRTMEQSILVSQGYAVVTAVSGEDALEKSAEERFDLVISDVEMPGINGFELTRALRASEQYRETPIIIVSSLSRDEDKRQALQAGAQAYIVKGAFDQGLLLETVQMLIG